The following proteins come from a genomic window of Haliaeetus albicilla chromosome 23, bHalAlb1.1, whole genome shotgun sequence:
- the LOC104310417 gene encoding regulator of cell cycle RGCC produces MADELSDLLREFDEVIEDFDRGPACQYEQHLEELKRKAGHSVYDSGIDELESTSTSPGSSLNSSEEDLNTPANAYPSKAKLGDTQELEEFIADLDKVLEEM; encoded by the exons ATGGCTGATGAGCTCAGTGACCTGCTGCGGGAGTTTGATGAGGTGATAGAGGACTTTGACCGAGGCCCTGCCTGTCAGTATGAGCAGCACCTGGAGGAGCTGAAGAGGAAAGCAGGACACAGCGTGTATGACAGTGGCATCGATGAGCTGGAGA GTACCAGCACGTCCCCAGGGAGCAGTCTTAATTCCAGCGAGGAGGACCTCAACACCCCTGCCAATGCTTACCCTTCCAAAG CTAAGCTCGGAGACAcgcaggagctggaggagttCATTGCGGATCTGGATAAAGTGTTGGAAG AGATGTGA